The Stackebrandtia nassauensis DSM 44728 genome includes the window CGTACGGTACAGCGCCGAGTACGGTCCCTTATGGACCACTTTGGGGTCAGAACCCGTTTCCAGCTTGGAATGCGGGCCGCGAAGGAAGTCGTGACAATCAGTTGACATTCTCACGATTCAGTGAAATCACGCGTGAGATGTCGATAAATTGAGGCCATGACTAGGCCCGCATCATCTCCCACACACCACATCCCCGGAAGTCCCCACGCACTCTCTTTTGGACAGGCGGCCGACCTGTATGACGCCGCCCGGCCCAGCTACCCCGCCGAGGCCCTGACCTCGGCCTTCGGCGAGACCCCACTCGACATCGTCGAACTCGGCGCCGGAACCGGCCTCCTGACCCGCGGTCTGCTGGCCGCCGGTCACCGGGTCACCGCCGTGGAACCCGACGACAAGATGCTCGACCGGCTGATCGCCTCCACCCAGGGACTCGCCGGTCACCACGTCGCGACCGCCGAGGACATCCCACTGCCCGACGGCTGCGCCGACGCGGTCACGGCCGGACAGGCGTACCACTGGTTCCGGCCCGAGATCGCGCTGCCGGAGATCAAACGTCTGCTGCGCCCCGGCGGTTTCTTCCTCGCGATCTGGAACATCCGCGACGAGTCCGTCGGCTGGGTCAGCGCGCTGTCCGACATCGTCGGCTCCTCCGAGGCCGAATCGCTGGCGATCCATCTCGCCGCCCAGCTGAAGGCCGGTGAACTGCCGTTCGGCCCGCTGTTCCCCGACGTCGAACTCGACATCGTCCGGCACGAGAAACCCCTGGACGCCGACGGCCTGCTGCGGCTGGTGCAGTCCCGCTCCTACTATCTGACCGCCGACGCCGACCGCAAGTCCGAGCTGATGAACGGCGTGAAACGCCTGATGGCCGAGCACGAACAGCTCGCCGGACGCGAGACCTTCGCCATGCCCTACGCCACCTACGCGTTCCGGGCCAAAACCGCATAGCCCCGTCACAGTCGCGCCGTTTAGGCTGGTGCCGTTCGTATCAACGCACACAGAAAGCGGTGCACTGTGACCGAGAATCCCAGCACTACGGCGACCGAGGACGATATTCCCGAGCAACTGAAGGTGCGCCACGCCAAGCGCGCCGACATGCTCGCCGAAGGCGCCAAGCCCTACCCGCTGGGAGTCAAGCGCACCACCACGTTGAAGCGGCTGCGCGAGGAATACGGCCACCTGGAGGCCGAGGCCAGTACCGGCGTCATCGCCTCGGTCACCGGGCGGGTCATCTTCGTGCGCACCGGCGGGAAACTGTGCTTCGCCACCATCCGCGAGGGCGACGGCACGCAACTCCAGCTGATGCTGTCGCTGGCGAAGGTGGGCGAGGAGTCGCTGGGCGAGTGGAAGCGGCTCATCGACATCGGCGACGTGGTCGCCGTCACCGGTGAGGTCATCACCTCCAAGCGCGGCGAACTGTCGGTGATGGCCGACGAGTGGGAGATGGCCGCCAAGGCGCTGCGCCCGCTGCCGGTCGCGCACAAGCCCATGAGCGAGGAGACCCGGGTCCGGCAGCGCTACGTGGACCTGATCATGCGTCCCGAGGCGCGCGACACCGCCCGCAACCGGGCCGCCGTGGTCCACACGCTGCGCGACATCATGCACCAGCGCGACTTCATGGAGGTCGAGACGCCGGTGCTGCAGGCCATCGCCAGCGGCGCCAACGCCCGGCCGTTCACGACCCACTTCAACGCCATCAACATGGACGTGTACCTGCGCATCGCGCTGGAGCTGTACCTCAAGCGCTGTGTTGTCGGCGGCATCGACCGGGTCTTCGAGATCAGCCGCAATTTCCGCAATGAGGGCGCCGACTCCACCCATTCCCCGGAATTCTCCATGATGGAGGCATACGAGGCATACGGTGATTACCGCTCGATTGGCCGACTCACTCGGGATCTCGTCGTCGGTTGCGCGGAATCGGTTTTCGGTTCCACGACGGTCACTCACGCCGACGGCACCGAGCTGGAATTCGGCGGAGAGTGGCGCGAGGTAACGCTATTCGGTGCGTTGTCGGAAGCACTGGGTGAACCGGTTTCCATCGAAACCCCATATGACCGACTGGTGGCTTTCGCTGAAAAAACCGACCTGGAGGTGAACCCGGTTTGGGGACCGGGCAAACTCGCCGAGGAACTGTTCGAGCACCTGGTGACGGATACTCTGGTCAATCCGACTTTCGTCCTCGACTATCCAGAGGAGACCTCGCCGCTGACCGCGGCGCATCGCGACACTCCCGGCCTTACCGAGAAATGGGATCTGTACGTGCGCGGTGTGGAGTTGGCCACCGGATACTCCGAGTTGATCGACCCGGTCGTGCAGCGGGAACGCTTCGAGCAGCAGGCCCGGCTGGCCGCCAAGGGCGACGACGAGGCCATGAAGCTGGACGAGGACTTCCTGCGTGCGATGGAGTACGGCATGCCTCCCACCGGCGGGATGGGCATGGGGATCGACCGGCTGCTCATGGCTCTGACCGGCCTGGGTATTCGTGAAACAATCCTGTTCCCATTCGTGAAGCCCGAGTAAACCGGCAAAAACCACAGTCGCTCCATTAACAGCGTAAATATGCACGTCGCGATCACCGTTTTTTTAGAAACACGGACCGCGGCGTGCATTTCTTATCCGGTATGGGTTAAAGTGGGCGCCGAATAGCACCAATATTTAAACCGGAGGTCACGGTGGCACAACGCGTCCAGGTAATACTCGTCGATGATCTTGACGGCGGGCAAGCAGATGAGACGGTGAAGTTCGGTCTGGATGGATTCGCCTATGAGATCGACCTGTCCCATGAACACGCCGGAACGCTGCGCGAGGCTCTCACCGATTACGTGACCGTGGCTCGCAAAATCGGCCGCTATGCCACGAGCACCAAGTCGACGTCGACCAGTGCCGCGCCACGCATGCGGGCACCGATCGACCGCGAACAAAACAAGGCGATTCGTGAATGGGCCGCGAAACAGGGCAAGAAAGTCTCTGATCGCGGGCGAATTCCACAACACATCATTGAGGAATACCACGCCGGCGCGGGAGCCAGTTCTTCCTAAGGCACAAAGACAAGCGCCGGTGCACCACGGTTAGCGGCCCGTCCAGAGGGACCCCCCTCTCGGCGGGCCGTTCGGCATTTCGTGCCCGTCGTGTTCGCTCTGCGCGTACATACTTGACGCGGGGAATGCGTGTGGCCGGGCAACCGTTGCCGACGGACATCAACGATAAGGTGGAGTCACTATTGACAGAACAGACCTGTCGGCGAAGCCCAAGGTATGCCGTAGACCGAACGGTCGCGATCATGCGGCAGGAAGAGCCCGTAGCGGGGCAAAGGCAAGGAGCGCGAGCACATGTTTGAACGGTTTACCGACCGAGCAAGGCGAGTTGTGGTCCTGGCTCAAGAAGAAGCCCGGATGCTCAACCACAACTACATAGGCACTGAGCACATCCTGCTCGGCCTGATCCACGAGGGGGAAGGCGTCGCGGCCAAGGCCTTGGAAAGCCTGGGAATCTCTCTTGAGGGCGTGCGGCAGCAGGTTGAGGAGATCATCGGTCAGGGCCAGCAGGCCCCCAGCGGGCACATCCCCTTCACGCCTCGGGCGAAGAAGGTCCTGGAACTGAGCCTGCGCGAGGCGCTGCAACTTGGCCACAACTACATCGGCACCGAGCACATCCTGCTGGGCCTGATCCGCGAGGGTGAGGGCGTGGCGGCGCAGGTGCTCATCAAGCTGGGTGCCGACTTGAACCGCGTGCGTCAGCAGGTGCTGCAGTTGCTGTCGGGTTATCAGGGCAAGGAGCCGGCGGGAGCCACCGCCGGGGGGTCGGCCAGCGGCGAGCAGTCGCAGTCGTCCTCGCCCGTGCTTGACCAGTTTGGACGCAACCTGACGCAGGCCGCCCGGGACGGCAAGCTCGACCCGGTCATCGGCCGCGAGAAGGAAATCGAACGGGTCATGCAGGTGCTGTCGCGCCGCAGCAAGAACAACCCGGTGCTGATCGGCGAGCCCGGCGTCGGCAAGACCGCCGCCGTGGAGGGACTGGCGCAGGCCATCGTCAAGGGCTCGGTCCCCGAGACCCTCAAGGACAAGCACCTGTACACGCTGGACCTCGGCGCGCTGGTCGCCGGTTCCCGGTACCGCGGTGACTTCGAAGAGCGGCTGAAGAAGGTGCTCAAGGAGATCCGCACCCGCGGCGACATCATCCTGTTCATCGACGAGATTCACACCCTCGTGGGTGCCGGTGCCGCCGAGGGCGCCATCGACGCGGCGAGCATCCTCAAGCCGATGCTGGCCCGCGGTGAGCTCCAGACCATCGGCGCCACCACGCTGGACGAGTACCGCAAGCACCTGGAGAAGGACGCGGCGCTGGAGCGCCGGTTCCAGCCGATCCAGGTCGCCGAGCCCTCGCTGTCGCACACCATTGAGATCCTCAAGGGCCTGCGCGACCGCTACGAGGCTCACCACCGGGTCTCGATCACCGACGGCGCCCTGGTCGCGGCGGCCACCCTGGCCGACCGCTACATCTCCGACCGGTTCCTGCCGGACAAGGCGATCGACCTCATCGACGAGGCCGGGGCCCGGATGCGGATCCGTCGCATGACGGCGCCGCCGGACCTGCGCGAGTTCGACGAGCGCATCGCCCAGGCCCGCAAGGACAAGGAGTCGGCGATCGACGCGCAGGACTTCGAGCGGGCCGCGCAGCTGCGCGACAACGAGAAGCAGCTGCAGGACCAGCGCGAGAAGCGCGAGAAGGAGTGGAAGGCCGGCGACCTCGACACCGTCACGGAGGTCGACGACGAGATGATCGCCGAGGTATTGGCGAACTGGACCGGTATCCCCGTCTACAAGCTGACCGAGGAGGAGACCTCCCGGCTGCTCAAGATGGAGGAGGAGCTGCACAAGCGCATCATCGGCCAGCACGACGCCGTCAAGGCGGTCTCGCAGGCGATCCGCCGGACCCGCGCGGGTCTGAAGGACCCGAAGCGTCCGTCCGGTTCGTTCATCTTCGCCGGTCCGTCCGGTGTCGGTAAGTCGGAGCTGTCCAAGGCGCTGGCGGAGTTCCTGTTCGGTTCCGAGGACGCGCTCATCCAGCTGGACATGAGCGAGTTCCACGACCGGTACACGGTCTCGCGGCTCGTGGGTGCTCCTCCCGGATACGTCGGCTACGACGAGGGCGGCCAGCTGACCGAGAAGGTGCGGCGCAAGCCGTTCTCGGTGGTGCTGTTCGACGAGATCGAGAAGGCGCACTCCGAGGTGTTCAACACGCTGTTGCAGATCCTCGAGGACGGCCGCCTGACCGACGGTCAGGGCCGGATCGTGGACTTCAAGAACACCGTGCTGATCCTGACGACGAACCTGGGCACCAAGGACGTCGCCAAGGCCGTCTCGCTCGGCTTCCAGGCCGAGACCGGTGGCGAGGACGACTACGAGCGGATGAAGCTGAAGGTCAACGACGAGTTGAAGCAGCACTTCCGCCCCGAGTTCCTCAACCGGATCGACGACACGATCGTGTTCCCGAAGCTGTCGGAGAACGAGATCATCAAGATCGTCGACCTGATGGTCGCCCGGATCGAGGAGCAGCTAAAGAACCGGGACATGTCCATGGAGATCACCCAGGCGGCCAAGGAGTTCCTGGGCCACAAGGGCTACGACCCGGTCCTGGGCGCCCGGCCGCTGCGCCGCACGATCCAGCGCGAGATCGAGGACACGCTGTCGGAGAAGATCCTCTTCGACGAGCTGGTCCCCGGCCAGATCGTGGTGGTCGACTGCGAGGGCGACCCGGCCGACTTCGAGAACGCGCACCTGACGTTCCGGGGTTCGGACAAGCCCGCCGTCGAGGTCCCCGACGCCCCACCGGTCGAACTGACCGCGGGCAACGGCGACAGCGGCGACGCGAATCCGAAGAAGTCCGTGGAATAGCCGCACAGCGACTGGACGAACGACAAGACGACGGTGGCCCGGCTCGATGAGAGCCGGGCCACCGTCATGTCCAAGCGCGGTGCCCGGGCCACCGACCTCCTCCCCTAACTTTGACGGTAGAGGGCACGGGCTGAAGGCAGCCTTAGCTGGGCTGAGGTGCGCTTAAGCTGTCGGCAGGCAGGCTTAGCTGGGCTGAGGTGGGCTTAAACGGCCGGGGCGGACTCGGCGCGGGCCATGACGCAGTCGAACTCGAGGACGCGTTTGGTGGTCTGCTCGCGGCTGACCGGGTACATGCCGGTGATCTCGAACCCCGCCTCGGTGTAGACGCCCAGCGCCTCCATCATGCCGGGCATGCCCTCGTAGATGTGCATCAAGGCCACCTCCGACTGCATGCCGACCAGCTGTTTCACCCGGTCGCCGGTTCCGGCGAAGGCCTCCAGGTCGAGGCCCTGAGTGTCGAGCTTCAGGTACGGGCGCGGGTCGTCGAGACCGGCCATCGCCTCGTCCATGATCGCGTCGAGACGGTGCACCGGCACGTCGACCTTGTCGATGTTGTTGAAGCGCTTGTAGCGGGTGCTGCCGAAGTCGGTGGGCCCCAGGATCGAGCTCATCGAGCCCTTGACGACGTTCATGGTGACGCTGCCCGCCTCGCGGCCCAGCGCGCACTGGTGCACCTGCCAGTCCGGGTCGCCCTCGGCGGCGGCGCGCAGCTTCTCGGCGATGTGGGGCACCGGCTCGAAGGACACGATCCGGCCCGTGTAACCGAACTTGCGCAGGTTCTTGGCGTACTGGCCGACGTTGGCGCCGACATCGAAGACGCAGTTGACCCGGTAGTGCCGCAGCAGTTCGGCGACGTGCCGGTTGCACAGGTAGTTGTGGGCGGGTTTCTGGAACCCGTGTTCGTCTCCGACGACCGCGTTGTCATCGAGCACCAGCTTCGCGTTGGGGCCCAACAGAACCGACTTCTGACCCGAGGCGACCTTGTCACCGTTCGCCAGTGCGACCGCCTTGGCCACCACGGGATCCTGCTTTCCCCGGGTCACCAGCCAGGAGCGCGAGGACACGTCAACGACCTGGTAATCCTTTCGGCGCGTTACCAATCCGGTGCCGGGTCCCAGGTCGTAGACCTTGAAGCCTATTGTGGATAGTGCGTTGAACATGCGTCGAAAAACTGACATCGACTCACGCTAACAAACATTGGTTACGGATTGCGATCTGCGTCACTAACGCGAGTGGTCGACGTATAAGCGACGAACCGAGGCGGTCAGCGCGCGATGCCCCGGTTCGTCGCAGGGGAGCCGGTTTCCGTGCGGCGGGCGCGGAAACCGTGGTGGGTTCGGTCGATTGGCCTGCGGTCGGTGTGGCGTCTGCGGCGCGCCGCCCCACCGTCGTAATGAATTACCAACCGTCCCTCCGGCACCACGATGGAGTCAGGAGTTGTCCATCGGCCCCTGTTGAGTTGTCGTCCGTGACGCATCTTCGAAGGTAGCAAGCAAACGATCACTCCACGCGATATTCAAGAACTTGAAAGTATTGTGGTTATTGGGGTTTCGGTTGTCACCTGCTGGTCGCCTTCTATCATGGGTCGGTACTTCCCACTCAAGAATTCGGGTGACAATGTCCAACTCCACCAGCCTCGGCCGCCGTGCCGCTCGGGTCCTCGCCGATGAGTTCATCCGCCACCCCGGGCCCAAGACCGGCCTGGTCATCGGCGCGCGACCGCACGACCCGGTGCTGGCCGCCGCCATCGACGCGCTGCTGCCCGATGACCGGCTGACGGTCGTGGCGACCGACGCCGAGCGCGGCGGGATGGAGGCGTACCTGGCCGAGCAGGGCTCGTGGGTGACCGAACGCGTCACCCTGGTGCCGTCGCTGTCGGAGGCCAAGGCCGCCGACGTGGTGATGCTGGCCGCACCCGTGACCGCCGAGCTCGACTCGCACGCCGAGTACCTGCGCGAACTCACCGCGCCCGGCGGGGTGCTGTGCCTGAGCGCACCGCTGACCGCCGCGGCCGCCGAGGAGATCGCCGACCTGGTGGGCGAGCACGGCATCGGCTCCGACCTGGTGCTGCGCAACCGGCCGCCGGTGCGGATCCACCGGCTGCGGTTCTCCGAGGCCGACGCCGCGCTGGCCGAGCGCGCCGCCCCCGCGACCCGGTCCAGCAGCGTGCCGCTGACCTCGCGGATGCACATCGACTCCAACGGCCTGGCCGCCGGCGCCATCCTGCTGGGCGTGGCCGGGCTGACCAAGAAGATCCGCCCGAACTCGAAGCTGTGGCTGCTGCCCGCCGTGGCCGCCGCCCCGGCCGCCGCGTTCTTCCGCGACCCGCAGCGCAACATCGACCCCGACCCCAAGACGGTGGTGGCCTCCGGCGACGGCAAGGTGCTGTCGGTGGAGCGGGTCGTCGACGAGCGTTTCGGCGCCGTCAGCGGCGCGGCGGGCACCGAGTGGCTGCGGATCGCCGTCTTCCTGTCCATTCTCGACGTTCACGTGAACCGGGCCCCGGTCGCGGGCCGGGTGGTCGACATCTTCCGCGAGGCGGGTTCCAACGCCCCGGCCATGAAACCGGCCGCCGAGCACAACGTCGCCTGCTACACCGTGGTCGACACGCCCCGGGGACGCGTGGTCACGGCCCAGCGCACCGGCATGATCGCCCGCCGCATCGTCAACCGCACCCAGGTGGGAGCGGTGCTGGCCAAGGGCGAACGCTACGGTCTGATCCGCTTCGGGTCCCGCACCGACGTCTACCTGCCCGCCGACGCCGCCGACGCGCTGGTGTCCCCCAACGACAAGGTCATCGGGGGCGAGACCGCGATCGCCCGCTGGCGCTAGTCGAACGCGAAGGTCTCGACCTTCCCGCCGACACAGCCGAGGGTGGCCAACGGCTGCCCCCGCCGGGCCTCGCCACTCATCGGGGCGACGCACTTGCCGGTACCGTCGAGGATCATCTGAAAGCCGTCCCCGGCGCGCTCCAGCGTGATGCTCTGCAGGTCGGAGCCGTTGCAGTCGGACGGCGCGGCCAGGAAACCGTCCCCGGTGCCGGGTGAGTCGATCGTCATGCACCCGGTCCCGGCGCCGGACTTGAACACGGTCACCTGGTAGGTGTGCGAGCCGGTCTTGTCCAGCTTGGTGGCCGGGGAGGCCGAGCCGCAGCTGTCGAGGATGAAGACCTCGCGCTGCTCGTTGCCGGGCTCGGGACCGACTCCGACGCAGTAGCCGCCCACGGCGGAACGGATCTGGTAGGTGCCGCTGCCGGGGTACTTCGAACCGCCGCCGCTGTCGTCGCCGCCTTCGTCCTCTTTGTCGTCGTCCTTGCCTTTATCCTTTTTGGGCTTTTCGCTCTTCTTGTCACTCTTGTCCACGCCACCCTCGCCGTCGGGGCGCAAAGTGGCGCTGCTGGACTGGTTGTCGGCCTTGGGTTCGGTGTTCGGACCGGCCTCGTCACCACTGCTCTTGGACACCATGATGGACACGGCGAGCACCATTCCCGCCACGACGATCACCACCCCGGCGACGACGGCCCGGGTCCACCCCTGTCCGGGGACCACGGACAGCCGGTGGGATCTGGCTCTGCTTTCGGGCATTGGGACATCAACCTCCATTCCACTGTTGGGACGGACGTGGAGGCTGCCCGGGTTGCTTAAGCGGGCAATGTATTCAAACGGAGCCGGGGAAGGGGAAGCCGGGAGGCCAACCCCTTGAACCTCCCGGCTTGGCGCGGTGGCACTCCCAGGAACCACCGCGGGTGGATGAAGCTTGTTCCGTGTGGATGACAGCCTAGAGTGGCGGCGCAAATCCGGCCGGAACAACGGGATCGGGTCCTACGTCCTTTGTGCCTGTCGACCGGCGGCCGGTCAGCCGTCGCTGCCGGAGTCGAAGCTGACTCGCAGCCGGGTGGCGGGGTCGGGCATGGAACCTCCAATGTGCACGCCCCGGCGGACTACCGTGCGGTTCGCCGGGGATGCGCTCATTATCCGCTGTCCCCGGCCTGTGACACAACGACATTTGGCCCTGGTGGCAACGCGGAACAGCCAGCCGGAACGCTGGTCAGAGCTGCGGCCGACGGGTCATGCGGTGGGCGTCAGCGGGTCCGGCCAGCCGGGCGCGGGTCAGAGCCGTGGCTGACGGGGCATGCGGCGGGCGATGACGATCGCGGCGATGCCCGCCGCCATGGCGGCCAAGGCCAGCAGCGTCGGCCAGGTGAGCGAGGTTCCGGTGCTCGGCAGGTCGTCGTCTCCGTCGGCCGATGCCGAGGAGGTCGGCGAGGGCTTCGGGTTGTCCTCGAAGCGGGCGGCGGCACTGGCGTGCAGCGAGGACGGGGCCGACTCGCCGCGCAGCAGCACCTGGCAGTTGCGCGGATCGGAGGTGTACTGCCAGAACTCCATGTCCGCCGAGGCGATGCCGTGCCGTTCTGCCGAGACGCTCACCTTTCCGGGACGGTCGCGTTTGACGCACAGCTGCACCGGCTTGTCGGTGTCCAGCCGCAGCGTGTCACCGTCCAGTTCGCCGTTGCCCGAGTCGGGGCACACGCTCAGCTTTCCGCCGGTCGCGGTGACGGTGACCGGGTCGGCGGTGCTGGTGAGTTCGAAGCGGGCGGTCCCGCCGATCTTGACGGTCTCCTTGACCGCGTGCAGATCCAGCTGCGGGTCCTCCGGCAGTGTGGGGTCCAGGGCGTCCCAGTCGGGGCAGGTGCCGGTGATGGTCAGGTCGCGCTTCTCGTAGTACTCGACGGCATCGGTGTTGACGGCCCTGGACGGCAGCTTGTCGGAGACGCACCAGACTCGTGACTGCGCCTCGGCCCGCTCGGTGGGCGTGGTCAGGGTCGCGTCGCGGAACACCCAGGCCAGCCGGGCCCGGTCGCGGGCCGAGAACTGGTGCGCGTCGACCTGGCCGTACTCGGGTTCGTCCTCGCAGGCGTACTTCGTGCGCTCCAGACAGAACATCCACTCCGCGCGCGGCTCGGGCCGCCCGTCCTCGGTGGGAAGGATCGCGCACACCGGGACATGCCCGTAGGCGAAGCGGTCCTCGGGGTCCACGACCCGGCCGTCGTTGACCTGGAGCGCGACGGCCTTGCCGCGCGCGAAGACCCCGTCGTCGGGCAGCGTCACCGAGGTCGGGTCGCCCTTGGCCTGGGCCGACGCCGGATCACACACGTCGACGGTGACCGGCGCCGCCGCCACCGGTGTGGCCGTTCCGACGAAGACGAGCACGGCACCCACGACCAGACAGATTCCCCGCATGACTGTCCAAACGAGTCGATGCCCACGCGGTTACGGGGCGAAACAGTGTGCCTGCCCAGGTCCCTCCCACCCGGACAGACACACCCGCCTCGCGGCGACACTCGATCCGTGACCGGGGTTGTGTCGGTGACATCCTCGGCGCGAACCCGCTGGTCGTCGCAGCCGACC containing:
- a CDS encoding class I SAM-dependent methyltransferase; this translates as MTRPASSPTHHIPGSPHALSFGQAADLYDAARPSYPAEALTSAFGETPLDIVELGAGTGLLTRGLLAAGHRVTAVEPDDKMLDRLIASTQGLAGHHVATAEDIPLPDGCADAVTAGQAYHWFRPEIALPEIKRLLRPGGFFLAIWNIRDESVGWVSALSDIVGSSEAESLAIHLAAQLKAGELPFGPLFPDVELDIVRHEKPLDADGLLRLVQSRSYYLTADADRKSELMNGVKRLMAEHEQLAGRETFAMPYATYAFRAKTA
- the lysS gene encoding lysine--tRNA ligase encodes the protein MTENPSTTATEDDIPEQLKVRHAKRADMLAEGAKPYPLGVKRTTTLKRLREEYGHLEAEASTGVIASVTGRVIFVRTGGKLCFATIREGDGTQLQLMLSLAKVGEESLGEWKRLIDIGDVVAVTGEVITSKRGELSVMADEWEMAAKALRPLPVAHKPMSEETRVRQRYVDLIMRPEARDTARNRAAVVHTLRDIMHQRDFMEVETPVLQAIASGANARPFTTHFNAINMDVYLRIALELYLKRCVVGGIDRVFEISRNFRNEGADSTHSPEFSMMEAYEAYGDYRSIGRLTRDLVVGCAESVFGSTTVTHADGTELEFGGEWREVTLFGALSEALGEPVSIETPYDRLVAFAEKTDLEVNPVWGPGKLAEELFEHLVTDTLVNPTFVLDYPEETSPLTAAHRDTPGLTEKWDLYVRGVELATGYSELIDPVVQRERFEQQARLAAKGDDEAMKLDEDFLRAMEYGMPPTGGMGMGIDRLLMALTGLGIRETILFPFVKPE
- a CDS encoding histone-like nucleoid-structuring protein Lsr2, whose product is MAQRVQVILVDDLDGGQADETVKFGLDGFAYEIDLSHEHAGTLREALTDYVTVARKIGRYATSTKSTSTSAAPRMRAPIDREQNKAIREWAAKQGKKVSDRGRIPQHIIEEYHAGAGASSS
- a CDS encoding ATP-dependent Clp protease ATP-binding subunit, which gives rise to MFERFTDRARRVVVLAQEEARMLNHNYIGTEHILLGLIHEGEGVAAKALESLGISLEGVRQQVEEIIGQGQQAPSGHIPFTPRAKKVLELSLREALQLGHNYIGTEHILLGLIREGEGVAAQVLIKLGADLNRVRQQVLQLLSGYQGKEPAGATAGGSASGEQSQSSSPVLDQFGRNLTQAARDGKLDPVIGREKEIERVMQVLSRRSKNNPVLIGEPGVGKTAAVEGLAQAIVKGSVPETLKDKHLYTLDLGALVAGSRYRGDFEERLKKVLKEIRTRGDIILFIDEIHTLVGAGAAEGAIDAASILKPMLARGELQTIGATTLDEYRKHLEKDAALERRFQPIQVAEPSLSHTIEILKGLRDRYEAHHRVSITDGALVAAATLADRYISDRFLPDKAIDLIDEAGARMRIRRMTAPPDLREFDERIAQARKDKESAIDAQDFERAAQLRDNEKQLQDQREKREKEWKAGDLDTVTEVDDEMIAEVLANWTGIPVYKLTEEETSRLLKMEEELHKRIIGQHDAVKAVSQAIRRTRAGLKDPKRPSGSFIFAGPSGVGKSELSKALAEFLFGSEDALIQLDMSEFHDRYTVSRLVGAPPGYVGYDEGGQLTEKVRRKPFSVVLFDEIEKAHSEVFNTLLQILEDGRLTDGQGRIVDFKNTVLILTTNLGTKDVAKAVSLGFQAETGGEDDYERMKLKVNDELKQHFRPEFLNRIDDTIVFPKLSENEIIKIVDLMVARIEEQLKNRDMSMEITQAAKEFLGHKGYDPVLGARPLRRTIQREIEDTLSEKILFDELVPGQIVVVDCEGDPADFENAHLTFRGSDKPAVEVPDAPPVELTAGNGDSGDANPKKSVE
- a CDS encoding FkbM family methyltransferase, which produces MSVFRRMFNALSTIGFKVYDLGPGTGLVTRRKDYQVVDVSSRSWLVTRGKQDPVVAKAVALANGDKVASGQKSVLLGPNAKLVLDDNAVVGDEHGFQKPAHNYLCNRHVAELLRHYRVNCVFDVGANVGQYAKNLRKFGYTGRIVSFEPVPHIAEKLRAAAEGDPDWQVHQCALGREAGSVTMNVVKGSMSSILGPTDFGSTRYKRFNNIDKVDVPVHRLDAIMDEAMAGLDDPRPYLKLDTQGLDLEAFAGTGDRVKQLVGMQSEVALMHIYEGMPGMMEALGVYTEAGFEITGMYPVSREQTTKRVLEFDCVMARAESAPAV
- a CDS encoding phosphatidylserine decarboxylase, which produces MSNSTSLGRRAARVLADEFIRHPGPKTGLVIGARPHDPVLAAAIDALLPDDRLTVVATDAERGGMEAYLAEQGSWVTERVTLVPSLSEAKAADVVMLAAPVTAELDSHAEYLRELTAPGGVLCLSAPLTAAAAEEIADLVGEHGIGSDLVLRNRPPVRIHRLRFSEADAALAERAAPATRSSSVPLTSRMHIDSNGLAAGAILLGVAGLTKKIRPNSKLWLLPAVAAAPAAAFFRDPQRNIDPDPKTVVASGDGKVLSVERVVDERFGAVSGAAGTEWLRIAVFLSILDVHVNRAPVAGRVVDIFREAGSNAPAMKPAAEHNVACYTVVDTPRGRVVTAQRTGMIARRIVNRTQVGAVLAKGERYGLIRFGSRTDVYLPADAADALVSPNDKVIGGETAIARWR
- a CDS encoding RICIN domain-containing protein: MPESRARSHRLSVVPGQGWTRAVVAGVVIVVAGMVLAVSIMVSKSSGDEAGPNTEPKADNQSSSATLRPDGEGGVDKSDKKSEKPKKDKGKDDDKEDEGGDDSGGGSKYPGSGTYQIRSAVGGYCVGVGPEPGNEQREVFILDSCGSASPATKLDKTGSHTYQVTVFKSGAGTGCMTIDSPGTGDGFLAAPSDCNGSDLQSITLERAGDGFQMILDGTGKCVAPMSGEARRGQPLATLGCVGGKVETFAFD
- a CDS encoding LPXTG cell wall anchor domain-containing protein, with the protein product MRGICLVVGAVLVFVGTATPVAAAPVTVDVCDPASAQAKGDPTSVTLPDDGVFARGKAVALQVNDGRVVDPEDRFAYGHVPVCAILPTEDGRPEPRAEWMFCLERTKYACEDEPEYGQVDAHQFSARDRARLAWVFRDATLTTPTERAEAQSRVWCVSDKLPSRAVNTDAVEYYEKRDLTITGTCPDWDALDPTLPEDPQLDLHAVKETVKIGGTARFELTSTADPVTVTATGGKLSVCPDSGNGELDGDTLRLDTDKPVQLCVKRDRPGKVSVSAERHGIASADMEFWQYTSDPRNCQVLLRGESAPSSLHASAAARFEDNPKPSPTSSASADGDDDLPSTGTSLTWPTLLALAAMAAGIAAIVIARRMPRQPRL